The Dioscorea cayenensis subsp. rotundata cultivar TDr96_F1 chromosome 18, TDr96_F1_v2_PseudoChromosome.rev07_lg8_w22 25.fasta, whole genome shotgun sequence genome includes the window ATTACAGGAGATGAGATCCCTTGAAGAAATCCCATTAAAAACCATCAGAGCACTACCTAGATCACCGGATTTTGAATATGTATCAATGAGACAATTGGAAATGGCAAGGTCAGAGTCTAAACCACTATGGAGTAAGGAAGCATGAATCTCCTTTACCTTCCATCCTGAAACCAGATTTGCGCAGGCTGGAAGAATACTCAGGATAGTAACTGAGTTAGGCTTCACCGAAACTGACTGCATCTGCCGGAATATATTCAGTGCTTTGTCTAAATTGCCATTCCCCAATGTACCAGCAATAAGAGCATTCCATGAAGCAGTATTGCTCCTTATCCCTTCTCTCTCCATCCTGTGAAAGAGCTCCATGGCTTGATCTTCAGCCTTATTCTGAATATATCCTGAAATCATGACATTCCAAGTAATTACATTTCTCTGAACACCTGAATCCTCCATCTTGCAGAAAAGCTCATAGGCTTTGCCACAAGACCCAAACTGCGCATAACCTCCAATCATTGTATTCCAAGTGAAAACATCTTTCCCTCGGATCGCATCAAACACTCTCTCCGCATTGTCTAGGCTCCCACATTTTGCATACATGTCAACCAAAGCATTGCCCACCAACACACTGGTCGCACTATCCCTCTTGATAGCATAAGAATGGAGTTCCCTCCCCTTCCTCAGACACTTCAATGAAGCACAAGCTGATATTACACACGCAATGGTCATCTCATTTGGCTCAACTCCGGCGTTCTGCATATCAATGAACAAATCCAATGCTTCATTGATTCTGTTATTCTGCACAAAGCCAGATATCAAACAAGTCCAAGTGAACACATCAGGAACAACACCAGAGCTCTCCATCTGCTTCATCAGCTGCATTGCTTCATCAGTATGTCCCAAATGATTATAGCTGGAGATCAGTATGTTCCATGTTACCACACTAGGCTCAATCCCTTCATCCTTCATCCTCTCAAAAAGCCGAAAAGCTTGCTCATGCTCACCACACTGACAATGGGCAGATATAATTGAATTCCAGGACACAAGATCCTTGACAGCCATTTTCCTGAAAAACTTCTTGGCAGCTCCAAAAATGCCACATTTTGCGTACATTGCCAGAATCGCATTCCCAACCTGAGCCTCCACAGGCGAATTCAAGAACCCTCCTCGGACCGCAAGAGAGTGCAGCAACATCCCAGTCTTCAAATCGCCAGTGTTGGCGCACGCCTGCAAGATCTTCGGAAACAGAAGCTTGTCCAAGATCACACCTTCCCACATCATCTCAGCAAAGAGGTCAATAACCTCCTCCCACCGATGCTCTCGCGAGCAGCCATTGATCATGGCCGACCAAGCAAACAGGTTTCTCTCGCGCATTTCAGCAAACACCTGACGTGCATCATCCAAGCTGCCGCATTTCGCGTACATACTCACGAGTTTGGTCATAACAAAGGGATTCAAGTC containing:
- the LOC120282148 gene encoding pentatricopeptide repeat-containing protein At1g19720-like; amino-acid sequence: MYAKCGSLDDARQVFAEMRERNLFAWSAMINGCSREHRWEEVIDLFAEMMWEGVILDKLLFPKILQACANTGDLKTGMLLHSLAVRGGFLNSPVEAQVGNAILAMYAKCGIFGAAKKFFRKMAVKDLVSWNSIISAHCQCGEHEQAFRLFERMKDEGIEPSVVTWNILISSYNHLGHTDEAMQLMKQMESSGVVPDVFTWTCLISGFVQNNRINEALDLFIDMQNAGVEPNEMTIACVISACASLKCLRKGRELHSYAIKRDSATSVLVGNALVDMYAKCGSLDNAERVFDAIRGKDVFTWNTMIGGYAQFGSCGKAYELFCKMEDSGVQRNVITWNVMISGYIQNKAEDQAMELFHRMEREGIRSNTASWNALIAGTLGNGNLDKALNIFRQMQSVSVKPNSVTILSILPACANLVSGWKVKEIHASLLHSGLDSDLAISNCLIDTYSKSGDLGSALMVFNGISSRDLISCNSMISGCIMHGCPQLAQNLFNKIKKEGIKPNHAILARIIDAYAISGMVNEGKEFYSRMFEEYELSLTMEHYAAIVHLYGRSGRLREAAEIIEKMPMEPDSTVWHALLTAARVHGNIKLASLAAEHLIKIYPRSYRIRRLLLHIQALSGRTSEGLKALKPIPEINNVDHSYGSCCLVVKHNVYTFLTGAKPKNSLELSEEEEEVTGAHSEQLAIVFTLKNVPSFQKIRIIKSIRMCAACHSAAKLISRSHRNEILLKDPGCLHRFKDENYYLRLLKFRYHQHENELCLEAVTMYLTSVTCIYNLNLFILKTLTAQTN